The following proteins are co-located in the Silene latifolia isolate original U9 population chromosome 1, ASM4854445v1, whole genome shotgun sequence genome:
- the LOC141587174 gene encoding putative F-box protein At5g50220, protein MKSRKMKTSNNQYIPFEVLTQILAYLPAKSVLKFRCVCKSWCSIIDSPDFVSMHLQLCNTNPFNSGKVLALEGLGRGGCNGSLLTLRKADTLRKTDHIFKCSQRYYLYGSCNSLLLMGRVTHYQTCPRLCNPSVGKSLLLPLWPLPPYFKYNTSFVLGFALHTKDFKVIVIAFNHATNIATLEMRVAVYTLSDQQWAVRDNGLNIDGLSFKNLIGPYYFCEGSANWLGNQVGKPTHLVSLDFDTESFSFLELPYALDEVNTTSRSLFLLGESLAFFCISSVSLKIWVLKQESVKSKWTLWFSGPSSSDGFNLFHHRRSKTRILYYKGDGGSLVYGKKSYNIATCQVRSIGKSLSRNVELGTYYESLVLCKGCEAQDMASFPFCLDKEHI, encoded by the coding sequence ATGAAAAGCAGGAAGATGAAAACGTCAAATAATCAATACATACCCTTTGAAGTGTTGACCCAAATCCTCGCATATTTGCCAGCAAAAAGCGTCTTAAAATTCAGGTGCGTCTGTAAATCTTGGTGTTCCATTATCGATAGCCCTGATTTTGTTTCTATGCATCTTCAACTTTGCAACACCAACCCCTTTAATTCGGGTAAAGTATTAGCCCTTGAGGGTTTGGGAAGAGGTGGATGTAATGGATCCTTGTTAACACTTCGTAAAGCCGACACTCTTCGTAAAACTGATCACATTTTCAAGTGTTCTCAAAGATATTATCTTTATGGAAGTTGTAATTCACTGCTTTTAATGGGCCGCGTGACCCATTATCAAACTTGTCCGAGACTATGTAATCCGAGTGTTGGAAAATCGTTGTTACTTCCCCTTTGGCCCCTTCCCCCTTATTTCAAGTATAACACTAGCTTTGTACTTGGATTTGCGCTTCACACTAAAGATTTTAAAGTCATTGTAATCGCATTTAACCACGCTACGAATATAGCAACTCTAGAGATGCGAGTTGCAGTTTATACACTTAGTGATCAACAATGGGCTGTCAGGGATAATGGCCTCAACATTGACGGTTTGTCCTTTAAGAATTTGATTGGGCCCTATTATTTCTGTGAGGGGTCTGCTAACTGGCTTGGTAATCAAGTTGGTAAACCGACTCATCTTGTTTCCCTTGATTTTGATACGGAAAGTTTCTCCTTTTTGGAACTGCCATATGCGTTGGATGAAGTAAATACTACTTCAAGGTCGCTGTTTCTTCTTGGGGAGTCATTAGCGTTTTTCTGCATTTCTTCTGTTAGTCTTAAAATATGGGTGTTGAAACAAGAGAGTGTTAAGAGTAAGTGGACTCTATGGTTTTCAGGTCCTTCGAGTAGTGATGGATTTAATTTATTCCATCACAGGCGCTCTAAAACAAGGATATTGTATTACAAGGGTGATGGTGGATCTCTTGTTTATGGGAAGAAGTCCTATAATATTGCTACTTGCCAAGTACGGTCAATTGGAAAATCTCTGAGCCGTAATGTGGAATTGGGGACATATTATGAGAGCTTGGTTTTGTGCAAAGGATGTGAAGCTCAGGATATGGCTTCTTTCCCATTTTGCTTGGATAAAGAACATATCTGA